From a single Arachis hypogaea cultivar Tifrunner chromosome 3, arahy.Tifrunner.gnm2.J5K5, whole genome shotgun sequence genomic region:
- the LOC112784329 gene encoding uncharacterized protein isoform X2 has translation MAPRKSPRERQMLVLESVIALVFVLVACVELCDGATVVDVYHLIQYDISGAPFGSRLAGLNHHATSLHFSPHADLSRTVLLIPLREFNISFVKENKPLGGLLFLLPQIFNFENKGEVGSNHLDGTEELLKNVLAELEQILIRTNLPYPVYFAFEDDNINAVLADIKKSDITGQPATATTGGYKFVVSALEPKSLVSPSITNIQGWLTGLKAGDDAHQLPTIAIVASYDTFGAAPALSVGSDSNGSGVVALLEVARLFSLLYSNPKTRGQYNLLFGLTSGGPYNYNGTRKWLRSFDQRLRESIDYAICIDSIGSWENELWIHVSKPPENSYIKQIMEDFSSVAEELGFNVNLKHKKINISNPRVAWEHEQFSRLRVTAATLSELSAAPELLEKTGGLIDSRHFVDEKAIIRGVKLVAESLARHIYGHQGKNIQIFADNSNLAVNPYYIRSWLDVLSQTPRVAPFFSKDDPFVMALKKELEDHTDEVNLQREALDGMFTFYDSTSAKLNIYQVASVTFDLLLLLVLGSYLIVLFSFLVITTRGLDDLISLFRRPPSRKVKTA, from the exons ATGGCGCCTAGAAAATCACCGCGCGAGCGCCAAATGCTGGTACTCGAGTCGGTCATCGCCCTCGTGTTCGTGCTGGTTGCCTGCGTCGAGCTCTGCGACGGCGCCACCGTCGTCGATGTCTACCACCTCATTCAGTACGACATATCCGGCGCCCCCTTTGGATCTCGCCTCGCCGGACTCAATCACCACGCCACATCCCTCCACTTCTCTCCGCACGCCGATCTCTCTCGCACAGTACTTCTCATTCCTCTTCGCGAGTTCAACATCTCCTTCGTCAAAG AAAACAAGCCTCTGGGGGGTTTGTTATTCTTGCTGCCACAGATattcaattttgaaaataaaggTGAAGTGGGAAGTAATCATTTAGATGGAACTGAAGAGTTGCTGAAGAATGTGTTGGCTGAACTTGAACAGATACTTATACGTACCAACTTACCT TATCCTGTTTATTTTGCTTTTGAGGATGACAACATTAATGCTGTGTTAGCTGATATCAAGAAGAGTGATATCACTGGTCAACCAGCTACTGCAACTACTGGCGG ATACAAATTTGTTGTTTCAGCTCTAGAACCAAAGAGTCTTGTCTCTCCATCCATTACCAACATTCAG GGGTGGTTGACAGGACTGAAGGCAGGTGATGATGCACATCAATTACCCACCATCGCAATAGTGGCATCATATGACACCTTTGGAGCTGCTCCt GCATTATCAGTGGGAAGTGATAGTAATGGAAGTGGTGTTGTGGCTCTTCTTGAAGTAGCTAGGTTGTTTTCACTTTTGTATTCTAATCCAAAGACCAGAGGCCAATACAATCTGTTGTTTGGGCTAACATCTGGTGGGCCTTACAACTACAATGGAACTCGTAAG TGGCTTCGGAGCTTTGATCAACGATTGCGTGAAAGCATTGACTATGCTATTTGCATAGATAGTATTGGCTCCTGGGAGAATGAATTGTGGATTCATGTGTCTAAGCCTCCAGAAAATTCCTACATTAAGCAAATCATGGAA GATTTTTCAAGTGTTGCAGAAGAGTTGGGCTTTAATGTGAATTTGAAGcataagaaaataaatatctcaaaTCCTCGA GTAGCTTGGGAGCATGAACAGTTTTCAAGGTTGAGAGTTACTGCTGCCACTCTTTCTGAACTTTCGGCTGCACCTGAACTGCTAGAAAAGACTGGTGGTTTGATTGACAGCAG GCATTTTGTAGATGAAAAGGCAATTATCAGAGGTGTGAAATTAGTTGCTGAGAGTCTTGCA CGGCATATTTACGGACATCAAGGAAAGAACATCCAAATCTTTGCAGACAACAGTAACTTGGCTGTAAATCCTTATTATATCCGATCATGGTTAGATGTTTTGTCCCAAACACCTCGAGTGGCACCATTTTTCTCGAAAGATGATCCTTTTGTCATGGCTCTGAAAAAG GAATTAGAAGATCATACAGATGAGGTCAATCTGCAACGTGAAGCTCTAGATGGGATGTTCACATTTTATGATTCTACTAGCGCAAAGCTGAACATATATCAG GTTGCCAGTGTCACATTTGACTTGTTATTGCTTCTAGTACTGGGGTCGTATTTAATTGTGCTCTTCAGTTTCTTGGTCATCACAACTAGG GGTCTTGATGATCTGATCAGTTTATTTCGGCGGCCTCCCTCACGAAAAGTGAAGACTGCATAA
- the LOC112784329 gene encoding uncharacterized protein isoform X1 — protein MAPRKSPRERQMLVLESVIALVFVLVACVELCDGATVVDVYHLIQYDISGAPFGSRLAGLNHHATSLHFSPHADLSRTVLLIPLREFNISFVKEYIAENKPLGGLLFLLPQIFNFENKGEVGSNHLDGTEELLKNVLAELEQILIRTNLPYPVYFAFEDDNINAVLADIKKSDITGQPATATTGGYKFVVSALEPKSLVSPSITNIQGWLTGLKAGDDAHQLPTIAIVASYDTFGAAPALSVGSDSNGSGVVALLEVARLFSLLYSNPKTRGQYNLLFGLTSGGPYNYNGTRKWLRSFDQRLRESIDYAICIDSIGSWENELWIHVSKPPENSYIKQIMEDFSSVAEELGFNVNLKHKKINISNPRVAWEHEQFSRLRVTAATLSELSAAPELLEKTGGLIDSRHFVDEKAIIRGVKLVAESLARHIYGHQGKNIQIFADNSNLAVNPYYIRSWLDVLSQTPRVAPFFSKDDPFVMALKKELEDHTDEVNLQREALDGMFTFYDSTSAKLNIYQVASVTFDLLLLLVLGSYLIVLFSFLVITTRGLDDLISLFRRPPSRKVKTA, from the exons ATGGCGCCTAGAAAATCACCGCGCGAGCGCCAAATGCTGGTACTCGAGTCGGTCATCGCCCTCGTGTTCGTGCTGGTTGCCTGCGTCGAGCTCTGCGACGGCGCCACCGTCGTCGATGTCTACCACCTCATTCAGTACGACATATCCGGCGCCCCCTTTGGATCTCGCCTCGCCGGACTCAATCACCACGCCACATCCCTCCACTTCTCTCCGCACGCCGATCTCTCTCGCACAGTACTTCTCATTCCTCTTCGCGAGTTCAACATCTCCTTCGTCAAAG AATATATTGCAGAAAACAAGCCTCTGGGGGGTTTGTTATTCTTGCTGCCACAGATattcaattttgaaaataaaggTGAAGTGGGAAGTAATCATTTAGATGGAACTGAAGAGTTGCTGAAGAATGTGTTGGCTGAACTTGAACAGATACTTATACGTACCAACTTACCT TATCCTGTTTATTTTGCTTTTGAGGATGACAACATTAATGCTGTGTTAGCTGATATCAAGAAGAGTGATATCACTGGTCAACCAGCTACTGCAACTACTGGCGG ATACAAATTTGTTGTTTCAGCTCTAGAACCAAAGAGTCTTGTCTCTCCATCCATTACCAACATTCAG GGGTGGTTGACAGGACTGAAGGCAGGTGATGATGCACATCAATTACCCACCATCGCAATAGTGGCATCATATGACACCTTTGGAGCTGCTCCt GCATTATCAGTGGGAAGTGATAGTAATGGAAGTGGTGTTGTGGCTCTTCTTGAAGTAGCTAGGTTGTTTTCACTTTTGTATTCTAATCCAAAGACCAGAGGCCAATACAATCTGTTGTTTGGGCTAACATCTGGTGGGCCTTACAACTACAATGGAACTCGTAAG TGGCTTCGGAGCTTTGATCAACGATTGCGTGAAAGCATTGACTATGCTATTTGCATAGATAGTATTGGCTCCTGGGAGAATGAATTGTGGATTCATGTGTCTAAGCCTCCAGAAAATTCCTACATTAAGCAAATCATGGAA GATTTTTCAAGTGTTGCAGAAGAGTTGGGCTTTAATGTGAATTTGAAGcataagaaaataaatatctcaaaTCCTCGA GTAGCTTGGGAGCATGAACAGTTTTCAAGGTTGAGAGTTACTGCTGCCACTCTTTCTGAACTTTCGGCTGCACCTGAACTGCTAGAAAAGACTGGTGGTTTGATTGACAGCAG GCATTTTGTAGATGAAAAGGCAATTATCAGAGGTGTGAAATTAGTTGCTGAGAGTCTTGCA CGGCATATTTACGGACATCAAGGAAAGAACATCCAAATCTTTGCAGACAACAGTAACTTGGCTGTAAATCCTTATTATATCCGATCATGGTTAGATGTTTTGTCCCAAACACCTCGAGTGGCACCATTTTTCTCGAAAGATGATCCTTTTGTCATGGCTCTGAAAAAG GAATTAGAAGATCATACAGATGAGGTCAATCTGCAACGTGAAGCTCTAGATGGGATGTTCACATTTTATGATTCTACTAGCGCAAAGCTGAACATATATCAG GTTGCCAGTGTCACATTTGACTTGTTATTGCTTCTAGTACTGGGGTCGTATTTAATTGTGCTCTTCAGTTTCTTGGTCATCACAACTAGG GGTCTTGATGATCTGATCAGTTTATTTCGGCGGCCTCCCTCACGAAAAGTGAAGACTGCATAA